Proteins from one Fragaria vesca subsp. vesca linkage group LG6, FraVesHawaii_1.0, whole genome shotgun sequence genomic window:
- the LOC101308692 gene encoding uncharacterized protein LOC101308692, whose protein sequence is MELKNILEDQMATPLWFFRFPPPLIVILAPLLILVGLILGFSFYSIFLTSIALILSTIFFTCSKQKPVLLEKLVEEEVVLKSDNGSAATQEKEVQEASTNSEASKYLAAPQSSTPDLVAESACLDDLSSSGDSEVLDWPFGDNVDRSPDCSDGSISDEESLIEISLSGEYYVDHDKEEESIFSLQQKMSGLSQKAIFQQHTLFEFLAEINEEENMIEIDISMGSIKCSRFEIEA, encoded by the coding sequence ATGGAGTTGAAAAACATACTTGAAGATCAAATGGCTACTCCTTTGTGGTTCTTCAGATTCCCACCACCATTGATTGTGATTCTTGCTCCATTACTTATATTGGTGGGTTTGATATTGGGCTTTAGTTTCTACTCCATCTTCCTAACATCTATAGCATTGATACTGTCAACTATTTTCTTCACATGTTCCAAGCAAAAACCTGTTCTGCTTGAGAAATTAGTTGAAGAGGAAGTTGTTCTTAAATCTGATAATGGAAGTGCTGCTACACAAGAGAAGGAAGTTCAAGAAGCAAGTACGAATAGTGAGGCTTCCAAATACTTGGCAGCACCACAAAGTTCAACACCAGATTTGGTAGCAGAAAGTGCATGCCTTGACGACTTATCATCCAGTGGGGACTCTGAAGTACTTGACTGGCCATTTGGAGACAATGTGGATCGTAGTCCGGATTGCTCAGACGGTTCCATCTCCGATGAGGAAAGCCTTATCGAGATATCCCTTTCCGGTGAATATTATGTTGATCATGACAAGGAAGAAGAGTCCATCTTTAGTCTGCAGCAGAAAATGTCAGGTTTGTCACAGAAGGCCATTTTCCAACAGCATACTCTATTTGAGTTCTTAGCTGAGATCAATGAGGAAGAAAATATGATTGAAATTGACATATCCATGGGATCTATCAAGTGTTCAAGGTTCGAGATTGAAGCTTGA
- the LOC101309956 gene encoding nuclear transcription factor Y subunit B-3-like encodes MADSDNDSGGHNGHSQGGELSAREQDRFLPIANVSRIMKKALPANAKISKDAKETVQECVSEFISFVTGEASDKCQREKRKTINGDDLLWAMTTLGFEEYVEPLKIYLQKYREMEGEKGAAVGTAGRDKDGGSGGGGSAAGGGGGGGGGSSGGGLSSGTSGGGGAFNGVYGGMGMLGHHQGHVYGSGGYQHQMGVGVGAEKRSGSGGGASVRSR; translated from the coding sequence ATGGCCGACTCGGACAACGACTCCGGCGGCCACAACGGCCACTCGCAGGGCGGTGAGCTCTCGGCGCGTGAGCAGGACCGGTTCCTCCCGATCGCGAACGTCAGCCGCATCATGAAGAAGGCATTGCCGGCGAACGCCAAGATCTCCAAGGACGCCAAAGAGACCGTGCAGGAGTGCGTCTCCGAGTTCATCAGCTTCGTCACCGGCGAGGCCTCCGACAAGTGCCAGCGCGAGAAGCGCAAGACCATCAACGGCGACGATCTCCTCTGGGCCATGACCACCTTGGGATTCGAGGAGTACGTCGAGCCCCTCAAGATCTATCTCCAGAAGTACCGCGAGATGGAGGGCGAGAAAGGCGCCGCCGTCGGAACCGCCGGTCGCGACAAGGACGGCGGCTCCGGCGGCGGAGGATCGGCTGCAGGCGGCGGCGGCGGCGGGGGAGGAGGAAGTAGCGGAGGCGGATTGAGCTCCGGGACCAGCGGAGGAGGCGGCGCGTTTAATGGTGTTTATGGCGGGATGGGAATGCTAGGTCATCATCAGGGACACGTGTACGGCTCGGGCGGGTATCAACATCAAATGGGAGTTGGAGTTGGAGCGGAGAAGCGCAGTGGTTCCGGCGGCGGAGCTTCGGTGAGGTCAAGGTAG
- the LOC101310247 gene encoding glucose-6-phosphate 1-dehydrogenase, chloroplastic-like: MALRLGHCSSFLETSCFKHEALQTKRFLSSWGFQKTSSVQHMHFEIRASASNVQPLNAASLQAGPTENVLDAELVETPVNEGFSPFLETDEKDKPTLSIVVVGASGDLARKKIFPALFALFYDDHLPQNFTIYGYARSVMTDMELRNVISRTLTCRIDKRENCEEKMNHFLKRCFYHSGQYSSEEHFLELDSKLREKEAGRKSNRLFYLAIPPDVFVDATRCAKHRASSENGWTRVIVEKPFGRDTESSRELTRTLKQYLTEDQIFRIDHQLGEELVENLLVLRFSNLVFEPLWSRNYIRSVQLIFSEDFGVEGRGRYFENYGIIRDIMQNHLLQILSLFAMDTPVSLDAEDIRNEKVKVLRSIKPVELKDVVVGQYKRHCEGNVCYPAYTDDPTVSNDSLTPTFAAATMFINNSRWDGVPIMLIAGKALQSKRAEIRVQFRHVPGNLYNRNSGTDLDKATNELVLRIQPEEAVYLKVNNKVPGLGMRLDRSDLNLLYKSRYPREFPDAYERLLLDAMKGERRSFIRSDELEAAWAVFTPLLKELEEKKVVPELYSYGSSGPVGVHYLAAEHNVTLGDFGYED; this comes from the exons ATGGCTTTACGCTTGGGGCATTGTTCTTCTTTTCTTGAAACCAGTTGTTTCAAGCATGAGGCTTTGCAAACAAAGAGGTTCTTGAGCAGTTGGGGTTTTCAGAAAACTTCAAGCGTTCAACACATGCATTTCGAGATCAGAGCTTCGGCTTCCAATGTGCAACCGCTTAATGCTGCTTCTTTGCAGGCTG GTCCAACAGAAAATGTCTTGGATGCTGAACTTGTCGAAACTCCAGTTAATGAGGGGTTCAGTCCATTCTTGGAAACAGATGAGAAGGACAAGCCTACTCTCAGCATTGTAGTTGTAGGGGCTTCTGGGGATCTTGCAAGAAAGAAGATATTCCCAGCTCTTTTTGCTCTTTTTTACGATGATCATCTACCTCAG AATTTTACAATCTATGGCTATGCTCGGAGTGTGATGACTGACATGGAGTTAAGGAATGTAATTAGCAGAACCTTGACATGCAGAATAGATAAGAG GGAAAATTGCGAGGAAAAGATGAATCACTTCTTAAAGAGATGCTTTTACCATTCGGGTCAGTACAGCTCGGAGGAGCACTTTTTAGAGTTGGACAGCAAGCTGAGGGAGAAAGAG GCTGGAAGAAAATCAAATAGGCTGTTTTACTTGGCAATACCCCCAGATGTGTTTGTGGATGCAACTAGATGTGCCAAACATCGTGCTTCTTCAGAAAATGGATGGACTCGTGTCATTGTTGAAAAACCATTTGGTCGTGATACAGAGTCATCCAGAGAGCTGACTAGAACTTTAAAGCAGTATCTAACTGAGGATCAAATATTCAG AATTGACCATCAGTTGGGTGAGGAACTGGTAGAAAATCTCTTGGTACTTCGTTTCTCAAACCTGGTTTTCGAGCCTTTGTGGTCCAGGAACTACATCCGCAGTGTACAGCTAATTTTTTCTGAAGATTTTGGGGTAGAAGGGAGAGGCAG ATACTTTGAAAACTATGGTATCATCCGGGATATAATGCAAAACCATCTCCTCCAAATATTGTCACTGTTTGCAATGGACACTCCTGTCAGCTTAGATGCTGAAGATATAAGGAATGAAAAG GTTAAGGTTTTACGTTCCATTAAACCTGTTGAGCTCAAAGATGTTGTCGTGGGTCAATATAAGCGCCATTGCGAGGGGAATGTTTGCTATCCTGCTTATACTGATGATCCAACTGTTTCAAATGATAGCCTCACACCAACTTTCGCAGCCGCTACAATGTTTATTAATAATTCACGGTGGGATGGAGTTCCAATCATGCTGATAGCTGGCAAAGCCCTTCAGTCAAAGAG AGCGGAAATAAGAGTTCAGTTCAGACATGTCCCGGGAAACTTGTATAACCGGAACTCTGGAACGGACTTAGACAAGGCTACTAATGAACTCGTGCTTCGTATACAACCTGAAGAAGCTGTCTATTTAAAGGTGAACAACAAGGTTCCTGGACTTGGAATGAGGCTGGACCGTAGTGATCTTAATTTGCTGTATAAATCAAG GTATCCAAGAGAGTTCCCAGATGCATATGAGAGGCTGCTATTAGATGCAATGAAAGGAGAGCGACGATCATTTATTAGAAGCGATGAGCTTGAAGCAGCTTGGGCAGTATTCACTCCATTGTTGAAGGAACTGGAAGAGAAGAAGGTTGTGCCAGAGCTGTACAGCTATGGTAGTAGTGGACCTGTCGGAGTGCATTATCTTGCTGCAGAGCACAATGTTACATTAGGAGATTTTGGTTACGAAGATTGA
- the LOC101309850 gene encoding nudix hydrolase 2-like, protein MSVSTSSCAVAKQGLMPESGVEQIELLRARDDIHGGVVVDMDDQPMDSDVFASLLKASLSEWRQKEKKGVWIKLPIELSNLVHPAVKEGFTYHHAESDYIMLKRWLPETVDTLPANASHRVGIGAFIMNSKREVLVVQEINGRFKDTGIWKMPTGAVNEGEDICAAAVREVKEETGIETEFVEILAFRHSHKSFFRKSDLFFVCMLKPQSFDIQEQNQEIAAAQWMPFEDYAAQPFVKQNKLFDYVADICLAKTDKQYTGFTPLATTTSSGKASYLYFNNRDMGDDLLTSDKQQ, encoded by the exons ATGTCAGTTTCAACAAGTTCATGCGCTGTTGCAAAACAAGGGTTGATGCCCGAAAGTGGAGTTGAGCAGATTGAATTGCTCAGGGCACGTGATGATATACATGGGGGTGTCGTTGTAGACATGGATGACCAACCTATGGATTCTGATGTTTTCGCTTCCTTGCTCAAAGCTTCACTGTCAGAATGGAGGCAAAAG GAAAAGAAGGGCGTTTGGATCAAATTGCCGATTGAACTCTCAAATCTTGTTCATCCTGCAGTTAAG GAAGGATTTACTTATCACCATGCTGAATCAGATTACATAATGCTGAAACGTTGGCTGCCTGAAACTGTTGATACTCTTCCCGCAAATGCTTCTCATCGAGTAGGCATTGGTGCTTTCATCATGAACAGTAAGAGAGAG GTGCTTGTGGTTCAGGAGATCAATGGCAGATTCAAAGATACGGGTATCTGGAAGATGCCAACTGGGGCTGTTAATGAA GGTGAGGATATATGTGCAGCCGCAGTTAGGGAAGTCAAAGAAGAGACAGGA ATTGAGACAGAGTTCGTGGAAATATTAGCCTTCAG GCACAGCCACAAGTCATTCTTTCGAAAATCAGATTTGTTTTTCGTTTGCATGTTGAAACCACAAAGTTTTGACATCCAGGAACAGAATCAAGAGATTGCCGCAGCCCAG TGGATGCCGTTTGAGGACTATGCAGCTCAACCCTTTGTCAAACAAAACAAACTCTTTGATTATGTAGCAGATATCTGTTTGGCAAAAACAGATAAGCAGTATACCGGTTTTACTCCTCTAGCAACAACTACATCATCCGGAAAAGCAAGCTACTTGTATTTTAACAACCGAGATATGGGTGATGACCTACTCACTTCTGATAAACAACAATAG
- the LOC101309562 gene encoding nudix hydrolase 7-like, translating to MKDHQPLDSEVLSSLLRGSMSQWKQKGKGIWIKVAIQVLIFVDAAVRYTRKYTGTHLQYQHRGC from the exons ATGAAGGATCATCAGCCCTTGGATTCTGAGGTTCTTTCTTCTTTGCTCAGAGGTTCAATGTCACAATGGAAGCAGAAG GGGAAGGGAATTTGGATTAAGGTGGCAATTCAAGTTTTGATTTTTGTTGATGCTGCAGTAAGGTACACAAGAAAGTATACAGGGACACACCTTCAGTATCAACATCG TGGATGCTGA
- the LOC101308985 gene encoding fasciclin-like arabinogalactan protein 2-like, with the protein MAPPPPLTSTLALSLSAILLLLFTSTSQAHNITRILAKHPSLSTFNHYLTLTHLAAEINRRQTITVLAIDNAAMDAILAKHFSIPTLKNVLSLHVLVDYFGAKKLHQLTGGTTLTATMFQSTGTADGTSGYVNITNLKGGKVGFGTEDNDGKLNSFYEKSVQEIPYNISVLQISQVLTSAEAEAPTAGPSDVNLTSILAKQGCKAFSDLLISTGADTTFQNNVDGGLTVFCPTDAVVSAFAPKFKNLTAPQKLALVLYHGIPVYQSLQMLKSNNGVINTLATDKANKYDFTVQNDGEEVSLETKVVTAKITGTVLDQDPLVIYKVNKVLQPKELFKVVKTKAAPSPKKAAAPSEDDADAPSEDDADAPSEDDSADATADDNGVSGLMKGGNLVVVGLSLCVGVLLI; encoded by the exons ATGGCACCACCACCGCCCCTCACCTCCACCCTAGCTCTCTCCCTCTCCGCCATCCTCCTCCTCCTCTTCACCTCCACCTCCCAAGCACACAACATCACACGCATTCTCGCCAAGCACCCCTCTCTCTCCACCTTCAACCACTACCTCACTCTCACCCACCTCGCCGCCGAGATCAACCGCCGCCAGACCATCACCGTTCTCGCCATCGACAATGCCGCCATGGACGCCATCCTCGCCAAGCACTTCTCCATCCCTACCCTCAAGAATGTGCTTTCCCTCCACGTCCTCGTGGATTACTTCGGCGCCAAGAAGCTCCACCAGCTCACCGGTGGCACCACCTTGACCGCCACCATGTTCCAGTCCACCGGCACTGCCGACGGGACCTCCGGCTACGTGAATATCACCAACCTCAAGGGCGGTAAAGTTGGGTTTGGTACTGAAGACAACGATGGGAAGCTCAACTCTTTCTACGAGAAGTCTGTGCAGGAGATCCCATACAATATCTCCGTTCTCCAAATCAGTCAG GTCCTAACTTCAGCTGAAGCAGAGGCGCCAACAGCCGGCCCAAGCGACGTGAACCTAACCTCCATCCTAGCCAAGCAAGGCTGCAAAGCCTTCTCCGACTTGCTGATCTCAACCGGTGCCGACACCACTTTCCAGAACAACGTCGACGGAGGACTCACCGTCTTCTGCCCCACCGACGCCGTGGTCAGTGCCTTCGCTCCCAAGTTCAAAAACCTAACCGCACCACAAAAGCTGGCATTGGTTTTGTACCACGGCATCCCCGTGTACCAGTCCCTCCAGATGTTGAAGTCCAACAATGGTGTCATCAACACTCTTGCCACTGACAAAGCCAACAAGTACGACTTCACGGTGCAGAATGACGGCGAGGAGGTGAGCTTGGAGACCAAGGTGGTGACGGCGAAGATCACCGGAACAGTGTTGGACCAGGATCCTTTAGTGATCTACAAGGTGAACAAAGTGTTGCAGCCAAAGGAGTTGTTTAAGGTGGTGAAGACTAAGGCTGCTCCAAGTCCTAAGAAGGCTGCCGCGCCATCGGAGGATGATGCTGACGCGCCGTCAGAGGACGATGCTGATGCGCCGTCAGAGGATGATTCGGCGGATGCGACGGCGGATGACAATGGAGTGAGTGGATTGATGAAGGGAGGGAATTTGGTTGTGGTTGGTTTGAGTTTGTGCGTTGGGGTTTTGCTTATTTGA
- the LOC101309272 gene encoding nitrile-specifier protein 5-like → MALRQGKWIKLDQGATGPGARSSHAITQVGQKAYSFGGEFQPRVPVDNKMHVFDLKELTWSAISGTGDVPPPRVGVTMATIGKTIYIFGGRDNEHKELNELYSFDTSTNNWTLISSGDVGPPHRSYHSVTTDDRHVYIFGGCGVAGRLNDLWAYDVVDQKWIQYPKPGDNLRGRGGPGLLVAQGKIWVVYGFAGEEADDVHTFDLALKEWIQVETSGEKPTARSVFSTVAIGKYIVVYGGEVDPSDLGHMGAGKFTAQAYVLDTETLLWKQLEDGLNSSHHPGPRGWCAFTGGERDGRVGLLVYGGNSPSNDRLDDIFFFTPHFEADEK, encoded by the exons ATGGCTCTCAGGCAAGGCAAGTGGATCAAG CTTGATCAAGGGGCAACTGGGCCTGGAGCAAGAAGCTCACATGCCATCACCCAGGTTGGACAAAAAGCCTATTCCTTTGGTGGCGAATTCCAGCCACGTGTCCCAGTGGACAACAAGATGCACGTGTTCGACCTCAAAGAGCTGACGTGGTCTGCAATTTCCGGCACCGGTGATGTTCCACCGCCACGTGTCGGTGTGACAATGGCAACTATTGGAAAGACCATTTATATATTTGGTGGCAGGGACAATGAGCATAAGGAGCTCAATGAGCTTTACTCCTTTGACACATCCACAAACAATTGGACCCTAATTTCCAGTGGGGATGTTGGCCCCCCTCACCGGAGCTACCACTCTGTGACTACCGATGACCGCCATGTCTATATTTTTGGCGGCTGCGGAGTGGCCGGCCGCCTCAATGATCTATGGGCTTACGACGTTGTTGATCAAAAGTGGATCCAATATCCAAAACCAGGTGACAATTTAAGGGGAAGAGGTGGACCTGGACTCCTAGTGGCGCAAGGAAAGATATGGGTTGTGTATGGGTTTGCTGGAGAGGAAGCAGATGATGTACACACATTTGATCTAGCCCTTAAAGAGTGGATCCAAGTTGAGACAAGTGGGGAGAAACCAACTGCTCGAAGTGTATTTTCTACCGTTGCAATTGGGAAATACATAGTTGTATACGGTGGAGAAGTTGACCCCAGTGACTTGGGTCATATGGGTGCTGGGAAGTTTACTGCCCAAGCTTATGTATTGGACACAGAGACATTGTTGTGGAAGCAATTGGAGGATGGCTTGAACTCGAGTCATCATCCTGGACCTCGTGGGTGGTGTGCATTTACTGGTGGGGAACGAGATGGCCGAGTAGGGCTTTTGGTCTATGGTGGGAATTCGCCGAGTAATGATCGACTTGATGACATTTTCTTCTTCACTCCTCATTTCGAAGCAGATGAAAAGTAA